Proteins encoded within one genomic window of Venenivibrio stagnispumantis:
- a CDS encoding TIGR04255 family protein: MYKLSKQPLVEVAFELYWGNKNKGDLYFDPNYRLIIGALYERIKEKFPEFETLPTVNIPIEALPSGSKIVQYRFWSKNRKWPVVQVGPNILTVNMNKEYEKWENFKPLVLKVVNNFFSIYPDKENLFIDNLALKYLDAFPFDFINDNVLEFLKKKLHVNIGIDFGEEERRNRFPENPISVECKLEYFLNEPKGLLGVHFFKGLIENKKESLFIESHVESLQMSNIEPNIESISNWLDKAHEMTDFIFSSIIRGELEEELR; the protein is encoded by the coding sequence ATGTATAAATTATCTAAACAACCACTGGTTGAAGTTGCTTTTGAGCTTTATTGGGGAAATAAAAATAAAGGTGATTTATACTTTGACCCTAATTATAGGTTAATTATCGGTGCTCTTTATGAACGTATTAAAGAGAAATTCCCCGAATTTGAAACTTTACCTACAGTTAATATTCCAATAGAAGCTTTACCTTCCGGAAGCAAAATAGTTCAATATAGATTTTGGAGTAAAAATAGAAAGTGGCCTGTTGTTCAAGTAGGACCAAATATACTAACTGTCAATATGAATAAAGAATATGAAAAATGGGAAAATTTTAAACCCTTAGTTTTGAAAGTAGTAAATAACTTTTTCTCAATTTATCCAGATAAAGAAAATTTATTCATAGACAATTTAGCTTTAAAATATCTTGATGCTTTTCCTTTTGATTTTATAAACGATAATGTTCTTGAATTTTTAAAGAAAAAACTTCATGTTAATATTGGAATTGATTTTGGAGAGGAAGAAAGACGAAATAGATTTCCTGAAAACCCTATAAGTGTTGAATGTAAATTAGAATATTTTTTAAATGAGCCCAAAGGACTTTTAGGCGTGCATTTTTTTAAAGGTCTTATAGAAAACAAGAAAGAAAGCTTGTTTATTGAAAGCCATGTAGAATCTTTACAAATGTCAAATATAGAACCAAATATAGAAAGTATATCTAATTGGCTTGATAAAGCTCATGAAATGACAGATTTTATATTTTCAAGCATAATAAGAGGAGAGCTTGAGGAAGAATTAAGATGA